From the genome of Vicia villosa cultivar HV-30 ecotype Madison, WI linkage group LG2, Vvil1.0, whole genome shotgun sequence, one region includes:
- the LOC131647545 gene encoding kinesin-like protein KIN-10C isoform X2, whose translation MASTQSGFTETIQGPKVRVVAKIRGFSDPDTNFETSRSVEWVSVNTENSGEVTISFKEQSSSRYSVDYCYNEHEDNEVIYSKEVKPLVSAAFEGINSTIIAHGARGSGKTQLIQGSLEKSGLAMLAISEFLSMAEKNGKSIAVSFYDVDHQDHAADLLNPEQSPILVLEDHGRIQFKGLTQTPVKSIAEFQNLYITACSAQTSAPKKGFEAAPKKGLEPARRSHLGLIVHVFEHNESANGLVSKMNFVDMAGYEDPRRKSGDASGVAENNKINKSIYALLNVCHALSANESRVPFRESKLTRMLQDSLRGTSKVLLVSCLNPSFCQDTVYMLSLASRSCQRSHQTPFGSTMKTASSTRQTVNLESTKKIASSARQTVTLDSSKKIASSARQTVTLDSSKKSASSVRQPVTLDSTKKSASSVRQTVTLDSTRKSASSVRQSKTLDSTRKSENSVRQSKTLDSTRKSENSVRQTKTLDSTRKSENSETKTLDSTKKSASSARQTVASVSAKKSASSAMQFVTVRKNKIPKSVSASTKELPGSISHTYDEETCVVAMKSEIQGRKLFDEVSHSAAKAEKVDSSLNASSKVELDPKVEKGTYFEDKEETNYIINYSKDLSMANEGHNMNKENNNLMENEDCSPPISSQLRELQSLVSSTPLCMQLPEEKFISLDENQISTKTAEPKTSDTENLDVMNNKSFWETFSMHGYGMKNSTEVTEPKTLDIEIGDVMNAKSPWETFNMHGSGMKNSTEVTEEPRTPDIDIRDVMNTKSHWETFNLHGSGFKNSTEVTEPRTPDIDIRDAMNTKSPWETFMLHGSGRKNSTKVTEPRTPDVDIRDVMNTKSPWETFNLHGSGMKNSLVKDYLRILNTAEKDELKKLKGIGEKRANYILELREESPEPFKSLDDLKDIGLSEKQIKGMMKKEVGELFN comes from the exons ATGGCATCAACCCAATCCGGCTTCACGGAAACCATTCAGGGTCCAAAGGTTCGGGTAGTGGCAAAAATTCGTGGGTTTTCGGATCCAGATACCAATTTCGAAACCTCCAGGAGTGTGGAATGGGTTTCAGTGAACACGGAAAATTCTGGGGAAGTTACCATCTCCTTTAAAGAACAATCCTCTAG CCGGTATTCAGTTGACTACTGCTACAACGAAcatgaagataatgaagtaatCTATTCAAAGGAGGTGAAACCTCTTGTTTCGGCTGCTTTTGAAGGTATTAATAGCACAATTATTGCTCATGGAGCTAGAGGAAGTGGCAAAACTCAATTAATTCAG GGCTCTTTGGAGAAATCGGGTTTGGCAATGCTGGCTATTTCGGAGTTTCTCTCTATGGCTGAGAAAAATGGGAAATCTATAGCAGTTTCTTTCTATGATGTTGATCATCAAGACCATGCTGCTGATTTATTAAATCCAGAACAATCACCAATTTTGGTGCTTGAAGATCACGGAAGAATTCAGTTTAAAGGACTTACTCAA actCCTGTGAAATCCATTGCTGAGTTTCAGAATTTATACATCACAGCATGTTCTGCGCAAACGTCTGCACCCAAGAAAGGATTTGAGGCTGCACCCAAAAAAGGACTTGAGCCTGCTCGGAGAAGCCACTTGGGATTAATTGTTCATGTCTTTGAACATAATGAAAGTGCAAATGGTCTTGTGAGCAAAATGAATTTTGTTGATATGGCAG GTTATGAAGATCCTAGAAGGAAAAGTGGCGATGCTTCAGGTGTTGCTGAGAATAACAAAATTAACAAGTCAATTTATGCCTTACTGAATGTTTGTCATGCTTTGAGCGCAAATGAAAGTCGTGTCCCCTTTCGGGAAAGTAAACTCACACGCATGTTGCAGGACTCCTTGAGGGGAACTAGCAAAGTTTTGCTGGTTTCGTGCTTG AACCCATCATTTTGCCAAGACACTGTTTACATGCTTAGCTTAGCATCACGGTCATGTCAAAGGTCTCATCAAACGCCCTTTGGTTCAACGATGAAAACTGCTAGTTCAACCAGACAGACAGTGAACTTAGAGTCCACAAAGAAAATTGCAAGTTCAGCAAGACAAACAGTTACCTTAGATTCCTCAAAGAAAATTGCAAGTTCAGCAAGACAAACAGTTACTTTAGATTCCTCAAAGAAAAGTGCGAGTTCAGTAAGACAGCCAGTTACCTTAGATTCCACAAAGAAAAGTGCAAGTTCTGTAAGACAGACAGTAACCTTAGATTCTACAAGGAAAAGTGCTAGTTCTGTAAGGCAGTCAAAAACCTTAGATTCAACAAGGAAAAGTGAAAATTCAGTAAGGCAGTCAAAAACCTTGGATTCAACAAGGAAAAGTGAAAATTCAGTAAGGCAGACAAAAACCTTAGATTCAACAAGGAAAAGTGAAAATTCAGAGACAAAAACCTTAGATTCCACAAAGAAAAGTGCAAGTTCAGCAAGACAGACAGTGGCCTCAGTTTCCGCGAAGAAAAGTGCAAGTTCAGCAATGCAGTTTGTGACTGTTCGTAAAAACAAGATACCCAAAAGTGTTTCTGCATCAACAAAAGAATTACCAGGTTCCATATCTCATACATATGATGAAGAAACATGTGTTGTTGCTATGAAGTCTGAAATACAAGGAAG GAAATTGTTTGATGAAGTCAGCCACTCTGCTGCTAAAGCCGAGAAG GTTGACTCATCTTTGAATGCTAGCAGTAAAGTGGAACTTGATCCCAAAGTGGAAAAG GGTACTTATTTTGAGGATAAAGAGGAGACGAATTATATCATTAATTACTCCAAAGATTTGTCAATGGCTAACGAAG GTCATAACATGAACAAGGAGAACAACAACTTAATGGAAAATGAAGATTGTTCACCACCCATTAGTTCTCAATTGCGTGAACTTCAATCTCTCGTTTCATCAACTCCATTATGCATGCAGTTACCAGAGGAGAAATTCATTTCACTTGATGAAAATCAGATTTCTACTAAAACGGCAGAACCAAAAACTTCTGATACTGAAAACCTAGATGTAATGAATAATAAAAGTTTTTGGGAAACATTCAGCATGCATGGTTATGGAATGAAG AATTCTACTGAAGTTACAGAGCCAAAAACTCTTGATATTGAAATAGGAGATGTAATGAATGCCAAAAGTCCTTGGGAAACATTCAACATGCATGGTTCTGGAATGAAG AATTCTACTGAAGTTACAGAAGAACCAAGAACTCCTGATATTGACATACGAGATGTAATGAATACCAAAAGTCATTGGGAAACATTTAACTTGCATGGTTCTGGATTCAAG AATTCTACTGAAGTTACAGAACCAAGAACTCCTGATATTGACATACGAGATGCAATGAATACCAAAAGTCCTTGGGAAACATTTATGTTGCATGGTTCTGGAAGGAAG AATTCTACTAAAGTTACAGAACCAAGAACTCCTGATGTTGACATACGAGATGTAATGAATACCAAAAGTCCTTGGGAAACATTTAACTTGCATGGTTCTGGAATGAAG aATTCTCTTGTTAAAGACTACCTTAGAATTTTAAACACAGCGGAAAA GGATGAATTAAAGAAGTTAAAG GGAATTGGAGAGAAGAGAGCAAACTATATACTCGAGCTTCGTGAAGAATCTCCAGAACCTTTCAAGAGT CTTGATGATCTGAAGGATATTGGACTTTCCGAAAAACAG ATTAAGGGAATGATGAAGAAGGAAGTTGGAGAGCTTTTCAATTAG
- the LOC131647545 gene encoding kinesin-like protein KIN-10C isoform X1, producing the protein MASTQSGFTETIQGPKVRVVAKIRGFSDPDTNFETSRSVEWVSVNTENSGEVTISFKEQSSSRYSVDYCYNEHEDNEVIYSKEVKPLVSAAFEGINSTIIAHGARGSGKTQLIQGSLEKSGLAMLAISEFLSMAEKNGKSIAVSFYDVDHQDHAADLLNPEQSPILVLEDHGRIQFKGLTQTPVKSIAEFQNLYITACSAQTSAPKKGFEAAPKKGLEPARRSHLGLIVHVFEHNESANGLVSKMNFVDMAGYEDPRRKSGDASGVAENNKINKSIYALLNVCHALSANESRVPFRESKLTRMLQDSLRGTSKVLLVSCLNPSFCQDTVYMLSLASRSCQRSHQTPFGSTMKTASSTRQTVNLESTKKIASSARQTVTLDSSKKIASSARQTVTLDSSKKSASSVRQPVTLDSTKKSASSVRQTVTLDSTRKSASSVRQSKTLDSTRKSENSVRQSKTLDSTRKSENSVRQTKTLDSTRKSENSETKTLDSTKKSASSARQTVASVSAKKSASSAMQFVTVRKNKIPKSVSASTKELPGSISHTYDEETCVVAMKSEIQGRKLFDEVSHSAAKAEKEITIADVTNTSQPLLDNSLSEDVYHVELNSRVEKVDSSLNASSKVELDPKVEKGTYFEDKEETNYIINYSKDLSMANEGHNMNKENNNLMENEDCSPPISSQLRELQSLVSSTPLCMQLPEEKFISLDENQISTKTAEPKTSDTENLDVMNNKSFWETFSMHGYGMKNSTEVTEPKTLDIEIGDVMNAKSPWETFNMHGSGMKNSTEVTEEPRTPDIDIRDVMNTKSHWETFNLHGSGFKNSTEVTEPRTPDIDIRDAMNTKSPWETFMLHGSGRKNSTKVTEPRTPDVDIRDVMNTKSPWETFNLHGSGMKNSLVKDYLRILNTAEKDELKKLKGIGEKRANYILELREESPEPFKSLDDLKDIGLSEKQIKGMMKKEVGELFN; encoded by the exons ATGGCATCAACCCAATCCGGCTTCACGGAAACCATTCAGGGTCCAAAGGTTCGGGTAGTGGCAAAAATTCGTGGGTTTTCGGATCCAGATACCAATTTCGAAACCTCCAGGAGTGTGGAATGGGTTTCAGTGAACACGGAAAATTCTGGGGAAGTTACCATCTCCTTTAAAGAACAATCCTCTAG CCGGTATTCAGTTGACTACTGCTACAACGAAcatgaagataatgaagtaatCTATTCAAAGGAGGTGAAACCTCTTGTTTCGGCTGCTTTTGAAGGTATTAATAGCACAATTATTGCTCATGGAGCTAGAGGAAGTGGCAAAACTCAATTAATTCAG GGCTCTTTGGAGAAATCGGGTTTGGCAATGCTGGCTATTTCGGAGTTTCTCTCTATGGCTGAGAAAAATGGGAAATCTATAGCAGTTTCTTTCTATGATGTTGATCATCAAGACCATGCTGCTGATTTATTAAATCCAGAACAATCACCAATTTTGGTGCTTGAAGATCACGGAAGAATTCAGTTTAAAGGACTTACTCAA actCCTGTGAAATCCATTGCTGAGTTTCAGAATTTATACATCACAGCATGTTCTGCGCAAACGTCTGCACCCAAGAAAGGATTTGAGGCTGCACCCAAAAAAGGACTTGAGCCTGCTCGGAGAAGCCACTTGGGATTAATTGTTCATGTCTTTGAACATAATGAAAGTGCAAATGGTCTTGTGAGCAAAATGAATTTTGTTGATATGGCAG GTTATGAAGATCCTAGAAGGAAAAGTGGCGATGCTTCAGGTGTTGCTGAGAATAACAAAATTAACAAGTCAATTTATGCCTTACTGAATGTTTGTCATGCTTTGAGCGCAAATGAAAGTCGTGTCCCCTTTCGGGAAAGTAAACTCACACGCATGTTGCAGGACTCCTTGAGGGGAACTAGCAAAGTTTTGCTGGTTTCGTGCTTG AACCCATCATTTTGCCAAGACACTGTTTACATGCTTAGCTTAGCATCACGGTCATGTCAAAGGTCTCATCAAACGCCCTTTGGTTCAACGATGAAAACTGCTAGTTCAACCAGACAGACAGTGAACTTAGAGTCCACAAAGAAAATTGCAAGTTCAGCAAGACAAACAGTTACCTTAGATTCCTCAAAGAAAATTGCAAGTTCAGCAAGACAAACAGTTACTTTAGATTCCTCAAAGAAAAGTGCGAGTTCAGTAAGACAGCCAGTTACCTTAGATTCCACAAAGAAAAGTGCAAGTTCTGTAAGACAGACAGTAACCTTAGATTCTACAAGGAAAAGTGCTAGTTCTGTAAGGCAGTCAAAAACCTTAGATTCAACAAGGAAAAGTGAAAATTCAGTAAGGCAGTCAAAAACCTTGGATTCAACAAGGAAAAGTGAAAATTCAGTAAGGCAGACAAAAACCTTAGATTCAACAAGGAAAAGTGAAAATTCAGAGACAAAAACCTTAGATTCCACAAAGAAAAGTGCAAGTTCAGCAAGACAGACAGTGGCCTCAGTTTCCGCGAAGAAAAGTGCAAGTTCAGCAATGCAGTTTGTGACTGTTCGTAAAAACAAGATACCCAAAAGTGTTTCTGCATCAACAAAAGAATTACCAGGTTCCATATCTCATACATATGATGAAGAAACATGTGTTGTTGCTATGAAGTCTGAAATACAAGGAAG GAAATTGTTTGATGAAGTCAGCCACTCTGCTGCTAAAGCCGAGAAG GAAATTACCATTGCTGATGTAACCAACACATCACAGCCTTTACTG GACAATTCATTATCAGAAGATGTATATCATGTTGAACTAAACTCTAGAGTTGAAAAg GTTGACTCATCTTTGAATGCTAGCAGTAAAGTGGAACTTGATCCCAAAGTGGAAAAG GGTACTTATTTTGAGGATAAAGAGGAGACGAATTATATCATTAATTACTCCAAAGATTTGTCAATGGCTAACGAAG GTCATAACATGAACAAGGAGAACAACAACTTAATGGAAAATGAAGATTGTTCACCACCCATTAGTTCTCAATTGCGTGAACTTCAATCTCTCGTTTCATCAACTCCATTATGCATGCAGTTACCAGAGGAGAAATTCATTTCACTTGATGAAAATCAGATTTCTACTAAAACGGCAGAACCAAAAACTTCTGATACTGAAAACCTAGATGTAATGAATAATAAAAGTTTTTGGGAAACATTCAGCATGCATGGTTATGGAATGAAG AATTCTACTGAAGTTACAGAGCCAAAAACTCTTGATATTGAAATAGGAGATGTAATGAATGCCAAAAGTCCTTGGGAAACATTCAACATGCATGGTTCTGGAATGAAG AATTCTACTGAAGTTACAGAAGAACCAAGAACTCCTGATATTGACATACGAGATGTAATGAATACCAAAAGTCATTGGGAAACATTTAACTTGCATGGTTCTGGATTCAAG AATTCTACTGAAGTTACAGAACCAAGAACTCCTGATATTGACATACGAGATGCAATGAATACCAAAAGTCCTTGGGAAACATTTATGTTGCATGGTTCTGGAAGGAAG AATTCTACTAAAGTTACAGAACCAAGAACTCCTGATGTTGACATACGAGATGTAATGAATACCAAAAGTCCTTGGGAAACATTTAACTTGCATGGTTCTGGAATGAAG aATTCTCTTGTTAAAGACTACCTTAGAATTTTAAACACAGCGGAAAA GGATGAATTAAAGAAGTTAAAG GGAATTGGAGAGAAGAGAGCAAACTATATACTCGAGCTTCGTGAAGAATCTCCAGAACCTTTCAAGAGT CTTGATGATCTGAAGGATATTGGACTTTCCGAAAAACAG ATTAAGGGAATGATGAAGAAGGAAGTTGGAGAGCTTTTCAATTAG